A single Anaerolineales bacterium DNA region contains:
- a CDS encoding response regulator: MENTLSGCTVSIHFLEGELMAVPVILLVDDERAYAKVIKEALERIGVRVHLAHDAMEALNMYSEVSPDLILLDVMMPDMDGLSLLRWLREHSEKDGVPIHVVSAKSQQADRDAALSAGANGFLAKPFTVEELRSVIGQYVEL, from the coding sequence ATGGAAAATACGTTATCTGGTTGCACGGTAAGCATTCATTTTCTGGAAGGGGAACTCATGGCTGTTCCTGTCATCTTGCTGGTCGACGATGAGCGCGCGTACGCGAAGGTTATCAAGGAGGCCCTGGAGCGAATCGGGGTTCGGGTGCACCTGGCGCATGATGCAATGGAAGCGCTGAACATGTACAGCGAGGTCAGTCCGGACCTGATCCTGCTGGATGTCATGATGCCCGACATGGACGGCCTGTCCTTGCTGCGCTGGCTGCGGGAGCATTCTGAGAAGGATGGCGTCCCGATCCACGTCGTCAGCGCAAAATCCCAACAGGCAGACCGCGATGCAGCGCTGTCGGCCGGCGCGAACGGCTTTCTGGCCAAGCCCTTCACCGTCGAGGAGCTGCGCAGCGTGATCGGGCAGTACGTGGAGCTTTGA